The DNA region GGACGGTCGCGCCGAGTCGGCCGTCTTCAGGAAGCGACCTCCGCGGCCTCGAGGTCGAGCCGGTTCTCCGGACGCGGGAGCCCGTAGTGGTCCCGGAGGGTGACCCCGGAGTACTCGGTCCGGAAGAGCCCGCGCTCCTGCAGGATCGGCACGACGGAGGACGCGAACGCCTCGAGCCCCGAGGGCAGGACGGCGGGCATGATGTTGAACCCGTCGGCCGCCCCGTTCTCGAAGTAGTGCTGGATGGTGTCGGCGACCTGGACAGGCGTCCCGGCGAACGTGCGATGCCCACGCCCACCACCCAGCTTGCCGATCAGCTCCCGCACGGTGAGCCGGTCGCGGCGGGCCCAGTCGACGATGAGCGTGTAGCGGCTCTTGGCGCCCTCGATCTCGTCCTCGGTCGCGATGTCGGCCGGCAGCTGCTCGTCGAGCTGGAGCCGGGAGGGATCGACCTGCAGGAGCTGGGCGAGCTGCGCCACCGCGTACTCCGGGGCGATCAGCCGGTCCAGCTCCGCCTCCAGCTCCCGCGCCTCGGCCTCGGTGTCACCCAGGACCGGGACGATCCCGGGCAGCACCAGCACGTGGTCGGGGTTGCGCCCGGCCGCGGCCACGCGCCGCTTGATGTCGGCGTAGAACGCCTGGCTCTCCTCGAGGGTCGGCTGGGCGGTGAAGATCGCCTCGGCCCAGCGGGCCGCGAACTCCTTGCCGTCGTCGGAGGAGCCCGCCTGGACGAGCAGCGGGTGACCCTGCGGCGACCGCGCCAGGTTGAGCGGCCCCTCCACCGAGAAGTGCGGCCCGACATGGGAGATCGGCCGGATCCGGTCACCGACCGCATGCACCCCGGCGTCCTTGTCGGCGACGATCGCGTCGTCGGCCCAGCTGTCC from Nocardioides luteus includes:
- a CDS encoding LLM class flavin-dependent oxidoreductase, with translation MGARQLHLNLFLLDTGHHEASWRLPGSDPHANLSLAAHQHLARVAEEARFDSLFLADSPALFGEPGRRPSGRIEPTVLLSALAVSTQHIGLIATASTSYNDPFNLARRLASVDHISGGRAGWNIVTTAGDAAARNFGLEGQPLHKTRYERASEFLEVATKLWDSWADDAIVADKDAGVHAVGDRIRPISHVGPHFSVEGPLNLARSPQGHPLLVQAGSSDDGKEFAARWAEAIFTAQPTLEESQAFYADIKRRVAAAGRNPDHVLVLPGIVPVLGDTEAEARELEAELDRLIAPEYAVAQLAQLLQVDPSRLQLDEQLPADIATEDEIEGAKSRYTLIVDWARRDRLTVRELIGKLGGGRGHRTFAGTPVQVADTIQHYFENGAADGFNIMPAVLPSGLEAFASSVVPILQERGLFRTEYSGVTLRDHYGLPRPENRLDLEAAEVAS